A single Osmerus mordax isolate fOsmMor3 chromosome 9, fOsmMor3.pri, whole genome shotgun sequence DNA region contains:
- the dtd2 gene encoding D-aminoacyl-tRNA deacylase 2, with protein MTEEAGAAAHARTVLQQCIHAKLQVKPADEESGAEWVEINRGMVIYISFFKGATEDIIPKMVSTLLNLRLCEADSGKYTSVLELPGSVLVVPQATLGGKAKGKGMQYHNNIRKEEGLRLYSDFVSQCERELDSARGRRAEEGAGDKTTVKHGTYGNRQVLKLDTNGPYTHLMEF; from the exons ATGACAGAAGAGGCAGGTGCTGCTGCACATGCAAGAACGGTCCTTCAGCAGTGTATTCACGCTAAGCTGCAGGTGAAACCGGCGGATGAGGAGTCCGGGGCTGAATGGGTGGAG ATTAACCGGGGGATGGTGATATACATCAGCTTTTTTAAGGGAGCCACTGAGGATATCATCCCCAAAATGG tgTCCACCCTGCTGAACCTGAGACTGTGTGAGGCAGACTCCGGGAAGTACACGTCCGTCCTGGAGCTGCCTGGGAGTGTGCTGGTGGTGCCGCAGGCTACCCTGGGGGGCAAGGCCAAGGGAAAGGGCATGCAGTACCACAACAACATCAGAAAAGAGGAGGGCCTCAGGCTCTATTCAGACTTTGTCTCTCAGTGTGAGAGGGAGCTGGACTCGGCTAGAGGAcgcagggcggaggagggggccgGGGATAAGACGACAGTCAAGCACGGGACTTATGGGAACCGACAGGTGTTAAAGCTGGATACGAATGGACCGTACACACACTTAATGGAGTTCTGA
- the LOC136949038 gene encoding uncharacterized protein produces the protein MEGKWEAIYNLLSGGSYPSGYTKAQRQTIRRSSLNFALKDGVLFRKSHGGLCKVLRTEEEIREVLTQYHDNNDHAGQKRMLKSLNRMYYWGGMCPAINTWIKNCETCKNKPVYNNSSEGNSFRCIAYGCESSSVHQNDGTTFHRFPRDSPERMDLWVALAQRDRWSIGSNVYLCSKHFTDDCFESSEEGLVLKPDAVPTIAVALPLKEEPLFQESGTDDHSLEFGSLEELISASNDTLKREEHQYALPPPETNRLSFRKGRADGSGTFVKEPLFARYDAMEHYLSTGRYFKISKAVKGSIRRQSKGFILTGGVLMNNQRPALRRVLRSREEVVNILKQFHNDRGHKGMSYSYASMSKQYFWGTMTRDLADWIANCDQCCVDRESRKHMCSVYKCNNYSGPVERGLGITFHPFPIHKPHLLDCWVKAMGRPSWFPRPRSVVCSGHFTEDCFDRSGDNVVLKPDAVPSMFLFQQPVQQSPSISKKVLALGLNEFSQGTTSDQAFFAKYDVVDRYIRENIYPSGLSSVEKNTIRRFCKKFIIKDGLLHIIIKSRVLKVLRSQEEVNEALAEFHDELNHLNLKKCMRLLTERYFWGTMEVDVARWIENCSECSEAPMELEQHQEPATEVTQPNKSWQNNTDLAPISPHSAATGIVCEDDIADWVEDCAEISASTKKALVKPKRRPGPASGVLQPVEPEDIIIDVIPFSPHRSTTVSVSEHDTWCCIEDCDKLSASMKKALVEPDQHQEAGIGIPSYSPESSASVNAGEEDGGHDVHDRDVSGAKLQPVPTNAVMQMVLFSQQQNKVVLVRGSDLEPIQLSQPQPQVQILPQSQPQPQVQILSQSQPQPQVQILSQSQPQPQVQILPQSQPQPQVQILSQVQAQPATPTSSQPQPLKTQTWPQTRYQTRNQTRTQAQGRGSEQVANGNAKMNLKTSIPPPQSSAMLQASPPMSTVRHRTVMSPKVPSARSVLSSPKAPPSHKSTTTACNQAVGLQARTVIQQCSQALLKISPVVDGAEAKWVQIQDGMVVYVCFFKGATEEIIPKMVETLLETKLFRKSNGQMVSVLKLPGSVLLIPQDTLTGNSIFMNRVMYPDVAQQRLGAQLYSQLVTGCEKAMNDKLSTDSEVGVKHGTYGNKQEILINSQEPATLLLEF, from the exons ATGGAAGGAAAGTGGGAAGCAATATATAATCTTCTGTCAGGGGGGTCGTACCCATCAGGGTATACTAAGGCCCAAAGGCAGACCATTCGTAGATCTTCACTCAATTTCGCCCTAAAGG ACGGTGTGTTGTTTCGAAAATCGCATGGTGGTCTCTGCAAGGTCTTGAGGACTGAGGAGGAGATACGAGAGGTCCTGACGCAGTACCATGACAACAACGACCATGCGGGCCAGAAAAGAATGCTCAAGTCCCTCAACAGGATGTACTATTGGGGTGGCATGTGTCCTGCCATCAATACATGGATCAAGAACTGTGAGACATGCAAGAACAAACCAGTCTACAACAACTCCTCCGAGGGAAATAGTTTTCGCTGCATCGCCTATGGCTGTGAGAGCAGCAGCGTTCACCAGAACGATGGCACCACCTTTCACCG GTTCCCCAGAGACAGCCCAGAAAGGATGGATCTGTGGGTGGCTTTGgcccagagagacaggtggtcCATCGGATCAAATGTCTACCTCTGCTCAAAACACTTCACAGATGACTGCTTTGAGAGTTCGGAGGAAGGGCTGGTTCTTAAACCTGACGCTGTACCTACTATAGCAGTGGCTCTGCCTCTCAAAGAG GAGCCGCTTTTTCAGGAGTCGGGGACTGATGACCACTCTCTGGAGTTCGGAAGCCTGGAGGAGCTCATCTCTGCAAGCAACGACACTTTGAAACGCGAGGAACACCAGTATGCACTGCCTCCTCCTGAGACCAACAGGCTGTCCTTCAGGAAGGGGAGGGCTGATGGGTCTGGCACGTTCGTTAAAGAGCCACTCTTCGCCAGGTATGACGCAATGGAGCACTACCTGAGTACCGGACGATACTTCAAGATATCCAAAGCAGTAAAGGGCTCCATCAGAAGGCAGTCTAAAGGGTTTATTCTCACAG GTGGCGTGCTGATGAACAACCAGAGGCCGGCACTGAGACGGGTACTGCGTAGCCGCGAGGAGGTCGTCAACATTCTGAAACAGTTCCATAACGACCGGGGTCACAAAGGGATGAGTTACAGCTATGCGTCCATGAGCAAGCAGTACTTCTGGGGCACCATGACCCGTGACTTGGCTGACTGGATTGCCAATTGTGACCAATGCTGTGTGGACAGAGAGTCCAGGAAGCACATGTGCAGCGTGTACAAGTGTAACAACTACAGCGGGCCCGTAGAGAGAGGACTGGGCATAACCTTTCACCC GTTCCCCATCCACAAACCCCACTTGCTGGACTGCTGGGTCAAGGCTATGGGCCGACCCAGCTGGTTCCCCCGGCCCAGGTCTGTGGTCTGCTCTGGACACTTCACAGAGGACTGCTTTGATCGGAGCGGAGACAATGTAGTCCTGAAACCAGATGCTGTCCCCAGCATGTTCTTGTTCCAGCAACCTGTG CAACAGTCTCCCAGCATCTCCAAAAAGGTGCTTGCTTTGGGACTTAATGAATTCTCCCAGGGCACTACAAGCGATCAGGCCTTCTTTGCCAAGTACGATGTTGTGGACAGATACATAAGGGAGAATATCTACCCTTCCGGACTCAGCTCTGTAGAGAAGAACACCATCAGACGCTTTTGCAAGAAGTTTATCATCAAAG ACGGTCTGCTACATATCATAATCAAGAGTCGGGTGCTTAAGGTTCTGCGCAGCCAGGAGGAGGTAAATGAGGCTCTAGCAGAGTTCCATGATGAGCTCAACCACCTGAACTTGAAGAAATGCATGAGGCTGCTCACGGAACGCTACTTCTGGGGAACCATGGAGGTTGATGTGGCCCGCTGGATTGAGAATTGTAGTGAGTGTAGTGAggctcccatggaactagaacaACATCAAGAACCTGCTACTGAAGTTACACAACCGAACAAGTCCTGGCAGAACAATACTGATTTGGCTCCCATCAG TCCACATAGTGCAGCGACTGGAATCGTTTGCGAAGATGATATTGCTGACTGGGTAGAGGACTGTGCGGAGATATCTGCTTCTACAAAGAAGGCCCTCGTGAAACCAAAGCGGCGTCCAGGACCTGCCTCTGGAGTTCTACAACCAGTAGAACCTGAGGACATCATAATTGATGTGATACCTTTCAG TCCCCACCGCTCAACAACGGTAAGCGTTTCTGAACATGATACTTGGTGCTGCATAGAGGACTGTGATAAGTTATCTGCTTCTATGAAGAAGGCCCTCGTGGAACCAGATCAGCATCAAGAAGCTGGTATTGGAATTCCATCATACAG TCCTGAGAGTTCAGCATCTGTGAACGCTGGCGAGGAGGACGGTGGCCATGATGTGCACGATCGTGACGTAAGTGGAGCAAAGCTGCAGCCAGTTCCCACAAACGCAGTGATGCAGATGGTTCTGTTCTCCCAGCAGCAGAACAAGGTGGTGCTGGTCCGAGGCTCGGACCTAGAACCAATACAG CtttcccagcctcaaccccaagtCCAGATcctgccccagtcccagcctcaaccccaagtCCAGATCCtgtcccagtcccagcctcaaCCACAGGTCCAGATCCtgtcccagtcccagcctcaaccccaagtCCAGATcctgccccagtcccagcctcaaCCACAGGTCCAGATCCTTTCCCAGGTCCAGGCTCAGCCTGCTACACCCACTTCCTCCCAGCCACAGCCTCTCAAGACCCAGACCTGGCCTCAAACCCGGTACCAAACCAGGAACCAGACCAGGACCCAGGCCCAGGGGAGAGGTTCTGAACAGGTGGCTAATGGCAACGCCAAGATGAACCTGAAAACATCAATACCACCACCCCAATCTTCAGCCATGTTGCAGGCATCGCCGCCTATGTCTACTGTAAGACACAGGACAGTTATGAG CCCCAAGGTGCCATCAGCCCGGTCTGTCCTGTCCAGCCCCAAAGCCCCACCCTCCCATAAGTCAACCACAACCGCCTGTAACCAAGCGGTTGGACTGCAGGCCAGGACAGTCATCCAGCAGTGCAGTCAGGCACTCCTGAAGATCAGCCCAGTTGTAGATGGAGCAGAGGCTAAGTGGGTGCAG ATCCAGGATGGCATGGTGGTCTATGTTTGTTTCTTCAAAGGAGCCACTGAAGAAATCATTCCAAAAATGG TGGAAACATTGCTGGAGACCAAGCTGTTCAGGAAGTCCAATGGCCAGATGGTCTCAGTTCTTAAACTCCCTGGTAGCGTCCTGCTCATTCCACAGGACACCCTGACAGGAAACAGCATCTTTATGAACAGGGTGATGTACCCGGATGTGGCTCAGCAGAGGTTGGGGGCACAGCTCTACAGTCAACTGGTCACCGGGTGCGAGAAAGCCATGAATGATAAGTTGAGCACAGACTCTGAGGTGGGGGTCAAACATGGAACCTATGGCAACAAACAAGAGATCCTCATCAACTCTCAAGAACCAGCCACGCTACTTTTAGAATTCTGA